One segment of Cololabis saira isolate AMF1-May2022 chromosome 9, fColSai1.1, whole genome shotgun sequence DNA contains the following:
- the poc5 gene encoding centrosomal protein POC5 isoform X1 yields the protein MATGRYTGWWYSPKTYTFFTEMSSDEDEPMSPLPKDSDSVSSDLQDEYEELLHYAIVTPKLETLSRGQRKKEDTRSQYLQDPAAEVEGGRHSSRSMRSPRASPLIIEPSTHLRTSLAEQAAGRSFSRMSVVSDGPSDRFQAPSVKSRSNSPEPNELAMTEMFISEENINKMENLLGTWSKNLKSNVLTELRKWRFAFMEKHKQEMMKERERHAVQTAGLKGELESLKELLHTYETSNKRKDEVIVNLSQVLNKQKEKLEKMKAFSHWRLQRTEAREEAHAVQVAQQHYSLQLKKKVWSGWHSLIQKHWKVKVERACRSRAEEVCSRLSSDYEAKLAEHCEAIEKAQAEIFRLRVERERYEESMKKAFMRGVCALNMEALSMFHSTEGRPEQGPVHEEHADSLLPQDEAGSATPAQLQPYPTSSTRFSPVHFDHPGPSHGDEMMGCKVTTSHEEILRPTALVHGAPPLGGTASSHKQVSGRIVTASQQKPLKTVTARITARPAVGKAARSNLQVMGVAPPMSSVIVERHHPVTQLTIGQATAAKFPRSSQQGNASSAGRGSSRTQTSTCAVHSIKVVD from the exons ATGGCCACAGGAAGGTACACGGGGTGGTGGTATTCTCCAAAGACTTACACCTTCTTTACAGAG ATGTCGTCAGATGAAGATGAGCCAATGAGTCCTCTCCCAAAAGACTCAGACTCTGTATCCTCTGACCTTCAG GATGAGTATGAAGAGCTTCTCCACTATGCTATTGTCACGCCAAAGCTTGAGACACTTTCCCGTGGTCAGCGGAAGAAAGAAGACACACGCTCACAGTACCTACAAG atcctgcagcagaagttgaaGGTGGGAGGCATTCCAGCAGGAGTATGAGGTCACCACGGGCTTCCCCTTTGATTATTGAACCCTCCACACACTTGAGAACTTCTCTTG CTGAGCAAGCAGCAGGTCGGTCGTTCAGCAGGATGTCGGTGGTCTCAGACGGTCCCTCAGACCGGTTCCAGGCTCCATCTGTGAAGTCCAGGTCCAACAGCCCTGAGCCCAACGAGCTTGCTATGacagaaatgtttatttcaGAGGAAAACATTAACAAGATGGAGAACCTTCTGGGTACATGGAGCAAAAACTTAAAG TCCAATGTGCTGACTGAGCTACGGAAGTGGAGGTTTGCCTTCATGGAGAAACACAAACAAGAGATGATGAAGGAGAGGGAAAGACATGCAGTCCAGACAGCTGGCCTGAAAGGAGAACTTGAAAGCCTAAAGGAGCTGCTGCACACCTACGAGACCTCCAACAAGAGAAAAGATGAG GTGATCGTGAACCTGAGCCAGGtgctaaacaaacaaaaagaaaagcttgAAAAAATGAAGGCCTTCAGCCACTGGAGACTTCAGCGCACTGAGGCTAGAGAAGAG GCTCATGCTGTCCAGGTGGCGCAACAGCACTACAGCTTGCAACTGAAGAAGAAGGTATGGTCAGGCTGGCATTCTCTGATCCAGAAACACTGGAAGGTCAAGGTGGAGCGGGCTTGCCGTTCAAGGGCTGAAGAGGTCTGTTCCAGGCTATCATCAGATTATGAGGCCAAGCTGGCAGAG CACTGTGAGGCTATAGAGAAGGCTCAGGCAGAGATCTTTAGACTACGAGTGGAACGAGAGCGCTACGAGGAATCTATGAAGAAAGCCTTCATGAGAGGGGTATGTGCCCTCAACATGGAAGCTCTCAGCATGTTCCACTCAACCGAGGGACGACCAGAGCAAGGTCCTGTCCACGAGGAGCACG caGATTCTTTGCTTCCCCAGGATGAGGCTGGATCTGCTACACCAGCTCAACTTCAGCCATATCCCACCTCTTCCACAAGGTTCAGTCCAGTCCACTTTGACCACCCAGGCCCTTCACACGGTGATGAGATG ATGGGTTGTAAAGTCACCACGTCCCATGAAGAAATACTCCGTCCGACTGCATTGGTGCACGGCGCACCCCCACTGGGGGGCACTGCAAGTTCCCACAAACAG GTCAGTGGTCGTATTGTTACTGCAAGTCagcaaaaacctttaaaaacggTAACGGCTCGCATCACAGCACGTCCTGCTGTTGGTAAGGCGGCACGCTCCAACCTCCAGGTGATGGGAGTAGCTCCGCCCATGAGCTCTGTGATAGTTGAACGTCATCATCCTGTTACACAG CTCACGATTGGACAGGCCACAGCTGCTAAGTTTCCTCGATCCTCACAGCAGGGCAACGCCTCCTCTGCAGGCAGAGGGTCCTCACGAACACAAACCAGCACGTGCGCTGTGCACTCCATCAAAGTGGTTGACTAA
- the poc5 gene encoding centrosomal protein POC5 isoform X2, translating to MATGRYTGWWYSPKTYTFFTEMSSDEDEPMSPLPKDSDSVSSDLQDEYEELLHYAIVTPKLETLSRGQRKKEDTRSQYLQDPAAEVEGGRHSSRSMRSPRASPLIIEPSTHLRTSLAEQAAGRSFSRMSVVSDGPSDRFQAPSVKSRSNSPEPNELAMTEMFISEENINKMENLLGTWSKNLKSNVLTELRKWRFAFMEKHKQEMMKERERHAVQTAGLKGELESLKELLHTYETSNKRKDEVIVNLSQVLNKQKEKLEKMKAFSHWRLQRTEAREEAHAVQVAQQHYSLQLKKKVWSGWHSLIQKHWKVKVERACRSRAEEVCSRLSSDYEAKLAEHCEAIEKAQAEIFRLRVERERYEESMKKAFMRGVCALNMEALSMFHSTEGRPEQGPVHEEHDSLLPQDEAGSATPAQLQPYPTSSTRFSPVHFDHPGPSHGDEMMGCKVTTSHEEILRPTALVHGAPPLGGTASSHKQVSGRIVTASQQKPLKTVTARITARPAVGKAARSNLQVMGVAPPMSSVIVERHHPVTQLTIGQATAAKFPRSSQQGNASSAGRGSSRTQTSTCAVHSIKVVD from the exons ATGGCCACAGGAAGGTACACGGGGTGGTGGTATTCTCCAAAGACTTACACCTTCTTTACAGAG ATGTCGTCAGATGAAGATGAGCCAATGAGTCCTCTCCCAAAAGACTCAGACTCTGTATCCTCTGACCTTCAG GATGAGTATGAAGAGCTTCTCCACTATGCTATTGTCACGCCAAAGCTTGAGACACTTTCCCGTGGTCAGCGGAAGAAAGAAGACACACGCTCACAGTACCTACAAG atcctgcagcagaagttgaaGGTGGGAGGCATTCCAGCAGGAGTATGAGGTCACCACGGGCTTCCCCTTTGATTATTGAACCCTCCACACACTTGAGAACTTCTCTTG CTGAGCAAGCAGCAGGTCGGTCGTTCAGCAGGATGTCGGTGGTCTCAGACGGTCCCTCAGACCGGTTCCAGGCTCCATCTGTGAAGTCCAGGTCCAACAGCCCTGAGCCCAACGAGCTTGCTATGacagaaatgtttatttcaGAGGAAAACATTAACAAGATGGAGAACCTTCTGGGTACATGGAGCAAAAACTTAAAG TCCAATGTGCTGACTGAGCTACGGAAGTGGAGGTTTGCCTTCATGGAGAAACACAAACAAGAGATGATGAAGGAGAGGGAAAGACATGCAGTCCAGACAGCTGGCCTGAAAGGAGAACTTGAAAGCCTAAAGGAGCTGCTGCACACCTACGAGACCTCCAACAAGAGAAAAGATGAG GTGATCGTGAACCTGAGCCAGGtgctaaacaaacaaaaagaaaagcttgAAAAAATGAAGGCCTTCAGCCACTGGAGACTTCAGCGCACTGAGGCTAGAGAAGAG GCTCATGCTGTCCAGGTGGCGCAACAGCACTACAGCTTGCAACTGAAGAAGAAGGTATGGTCAGGCTGGCATTCTCTGATCCAGAAACACTGGAAGGTCAAGGTGGAGCGGGCTTGCCGTTCAAGGGCTGAAGAGGTCTGTTCCAGGCTATCATCAGATTATGAGGCCAAGCTGGCAGAG CACTGTGAGGCTATAGAGAAGGCTCAGGCAGAGATCTTTAGACTACGAGTGGAACGAGAGCGCTACGAGGAATCTATGAAGAAAGCCTTCATGAGAGGGGTATGTGCCCTCAACATGGAAGCTCTCAGCATGTTCCACTCAACCGAGGGACGACCAGAGCAAGGTCCTGTCCACGAGGAGCACG ATTCTTTGCTTCCCCAGGATGAGGCTGGATCTGCTACACCAGCTCAACTTCAGCCATATCCCACCTCTTCCACAAGGTTCAGTCCAGTCCACTTTGACCACCCAGGCCCTTCACACGGTGATGAGATG ATGGGTTGTAAAGTCACCACGTCCCATGAAGAAATACTCCGTCCGACTGCATTGGTGCACGGCGCACCCCCACTGGGGGGCACTGCAAGTTCCCACAAACAG GTCAGTGGTCGTATTGTTACTGCAAGTCagcaaaaacctttaaaaacggTAACGGCTCGCATCACAGCACGTCCTGCTGTTGGTAAGGCGGCACGCTCCAACCTCCAGGTGATGGGAGTAGCTCCGCCCATGAGCTCTGTGATAGTTGAACGTCATCATCCTGTTACACAG CTCACGATTGGACAGGCCACAGCTGCTAAGTTTCCTCGATCCTCACAGCAGGGCAACGCCTCCTCTGCAGGCAGAGGGTCCTCACGAACACAAACCAGCACGTGCGCTGTGCACTCCATCAAAGTGGTTGACTAA
- the poc5 gene encoding centrosomal protein POC5 isoform X4, which yields MATGRYTGWWYSPKTYTFFTEMSSDEDEPMSPLPKDSDSVSSDLQDEYEELLHYAIVTPKLETLSRGQRKKEDTRSQYLQDPAAEVEGGRHSSRSMRSPRASPLIIEPSTHLRTSLAEQAAGRSFSRMSVVSDGPSDRFQAPSVKSRSNSPEPNELAMTEMFISEENINKMENLLGTWSKNLKSNVLTELRKWRFAFMEKHKQEMMKERERHAVQTAGLKGELESLKELLHTYETSNKRKDEAHAVQVAQQHYSLQLKKKVWSGWHSLIQKHWKVKVERACRSRAEEVCSRLSSDYEAKLAEHCEAIEKAQAEIFRLRVERERYEESMKKAFMRGVCALNMEALSMFHSTEGRPEQGPVHEEHADSLLPQDEAGSATPAQLQPYPTSSTRFSPVHFDHPGPSHGDEMMGCKVTTSHEEILRPTALVHGAPPLGGTASSHKQVSGRIVTASQQKPLKTVTARITARPAVGKAARSNLQVMGVAPPMSSVIVERHHPVTQLTIGQATAAKFPRSSQQGNASSAGRGSSRTQTSTCAVHSIKVVD from the exons ATGGCCACAGGAAGGTACACGGGGTGGTGGTATTCTCCAAAGACTTACACCTTCTTTACAGAG ATGTCGTCAGATGAAGATGAGCCAATGAGTCCTCTCCCAAAAGACTCAGACTCTGTATCCTCTGACCTTCAG GATGAGTATGAAGAGCTTCTCCACTATGCTATTGTCACGCCAAAGCTTGAGACACTTTCCCGTGGTCAGCGGAAGAAAGAAGACACACGCTCACAGTACCTACAAG atcctgcagcagaagttgaaGGTGGGAGGCATTCCAGCAGGAGTATGAGGTCACCACGGGCTTCCCCTTTGATTATTGAACCCTCCACACACTTGAGAACTTCTCTTG CTGAGCAAGCAGCAGGTCGGTCGTTCAGCAGGATGTCGGTGGTCTCAGACGGTCCCTCAGACCGGTTCCAGGCTCCATCTGTGAAGTCCAGGTCCAACAGCCCTGAGCCCAACGAGCTTGCTATGacagaaatgtttatttcaGAGGAAAACATTAACAAGATGGAGAACCTTCTGGGTACATGGAGCAAAAACTTAAAG TCCAATGTGCTGACTGAGCTACGGAAGTGGAGGTTTGCCTTCATGGAGAAACACAAACAAGAGATGATGAAGGAGAGGGAAAGACATGCAGTCCAGACAGCTGGCCTGAAAGGAGAACTTGAAAGCCTAAAGGAGCTGCTGCACACCTACGAGACCTCCAACAAGAGAAAAGATGAG GCTCATGCTGTCCAGGTGGCGCAACAGCACTACAGCTTGCAACTGAAGAAGAAGGTATGGTCAGGCTGGCATTCTCTGATCCAGAAACACTGGAAGGTCAAGGTGGAGCGGGCTTGCCGTTCAAGGGCTGAAGAGGTCTGTTCCAGGCTATCATCAGATTATGAGGCCAAGCTGGCAGAG CACTGTGAGGCTATAGAGAAGGCTCAGGCAGAGATCTTTAGACTACGAGTGGAACGAGAGCGCTACGAGGAATCTATGAAGAAAGCCTTCATGAGAGGGGTATGTGCCCTCAACATGGAAGCTCTCAGCATGTTCCACTCAACCGAGGGACGACCAGAGCAAGGTCCTGTCCACGAGGAGCACG caGATTCTTTGCTTCCCCAGGATGAGGCTGGATCTGCTACACCAGCTCAACTTCAGCCATATCCCACCTCTTCCACAAGGTTCAGTCCAGTCCACTTTGACCACCCAGGCCCTTCACACGGTGATGAGATG ATGGGTTGTAAAGTCACCACGTCCCATGAAGAAATACTCCGTCCGACTGCATTGGTGCACGGCGCACCCCCACTGGGGGGCACTGCAAGTTCCCACAAACAG GTCAGTGGTCGTATTGTTACTGCAAGTCagcaaaaacctttaaaaacggTAACGGCTCGCATCACAGCACGTCCTGCTGTTGGTAAGGCGGCACGCTCCAACCTCCAGGTGATGGGAGTAGCTCCGCCCATGAGCTCTGTGATAGTTGAACGTCATCATCCTGTTACACAG CTCACGATTGGACAGGCCACAGCTGCTAAGTTTCCTCGATCCTCACAGCAGGGCAACGCCTCCTCTGCAGGCAGAGGGTCCTCACGAACACAAACCAGCACGTGCGCTGTGCACTCCATCAAAGTGGTTGACTAA
- the poc5 gene encoding centrosomal protein POC5 isoform X3 has product MSSDEDEPMSPLPKDSDSVSSDLQDEYEELLHYAIVTPKLETLSRGQRKKEDTRSQYLQDPAAEVEGGRHSSRSMRSPRASPLIIEPSTHLRTSLAEQAAGRSFSRMSVVSDGPSDRFQAPSVKSRSNSPEPNELAMTEMFISEENINKMENLLGTWSKNLKSNVLTELRKWRFAFMEKHKQEMMKERERHAVQTAGLKGELESLKELLHTYETSNKRKDEVIVNLSQVLNKQKEKLEKMKAFSHWRLQRTEAREEAHAVQVAQQHYSLQLKKKVWSGWHSLIQKHWKVKVERACRSRAEEVCSRLSSDYEAKLAEHCEAIEKAQAEIFRLRVERERYEESMKKAFMRGVCALNMEALSMFHSTEGRPEQGPVHEEHADSLLPQDEAGSATPAQLQPYPTSSTRFSPVHFDHPGPSHGDEMMGCKVTTSHEEILRPTALVHGAPPLGGTASSHKQVSGRIVTASQQKPLKTVTARITARPAVGKAARSNLQVMGVAPPMSSVIVERHHPVTQLTIGQATAAKFPRSSQQGNASSAGRGSSRTQTSTCAVHSIKVVD; this is encoded by the exons ATGTCGTCAGATGAAGATGAGCCAATGAGTCCTCTCCCAAAAGACTCAGACTCTGTATCCTCTGACCTTCAG GATGAGTATGAAGAGCTTCTCCACTATGCTATTGTCACGCCAAAGCTTGAGACACTTTCCCGTGGTCAGCGGAAGAAAGAAGACACACGCTCACAGTACCTACAAG atcctgcagcagaagttgaaGGTGGGAGGCATTCCAGCAGGAGTATGAGGTCACCACGGGCTTCCCCTTTGATTATTGAACCCTCCACACACTTGAGAACTTCTCTTG CTGAGCAAGCAGCAGGTCGGTCGTTCAGCAGGATGTCGGTGGTCTCAGACGGTCCCTCAGACCGGTTCCAGGCTCCATCTGTGAAGTCCAGGTCCAACAGCCCTGAGCCCAACGAGCTTGCTATGacagaaatgtttatttcaGAGGAAAACATTAACAAGATGGAGAACCTTCTGGGTACATGGAGCAAAAACTTAAAG TCCAATGTGCTGACTGAGCTACGGAAGTGGAGGTTTGCCTTCATGGAGAAACACAAACAAGAGATGATGAAGGAGAGGGAAAGACATGCAGTCCAGACAGCTGGCCTGAAAGGAGAACTTGAAAGCCTAAAGGAGCTGCTGCACACCTACGAGACCTCCAACAAGAGAAAAGATGAG GTGATCGTGAACCTGAGCCAGGtgctaaacaaacaaaaagaaaagcttgAAAAAATGAAGGCCTTCAGCCACTGGAGACTTCAGCGCACTGAGGCTAGAGAAGAG GCTCATGCTGTCCAGGTGGCGCAACAGCACTACAGCTTGCAACTGAAGAAGAAGGTATGGTCAGGCTGGCATTCTCTGATCCAGAAACACTGGAAGGTCAAGGTGGAGCGGGCTTGCCGTTCAAGGGCTGAAGAGGTCTGTTCCAGGCTATCATCAGATTATGAGGCCAAGCTGGCAGAG CACTGTGAGGCTATAGAGAAGGCTCAGGCAGAGATCTTTAGACTACGAGTGGAACGAGAGCGCTACGAGGAATCTATGAAGAAAGCCTTCATGAGAGGGGTATGTGCCCTCAACATGGAAGCTCTCAGCATGTTCCACTCAACCGAGGGACGACCAGAGCAAGGTCCTGTCCACGAGGAGCACG caGATTCTTTGCTTCCCCAGGATGAGGCTGGATCTGCTACACCAGCTCAACTTCAGCCATATCCCACCTCTTCCACAAGGTTCAGTCCAGTCCACTTTGACCACCCAGGCCCTTCACACGGTGATGAGATG ATGGGTTGTAAAGTCACCACGTCCCATGAAGAAATACTCCGTCCGACTGCATTGGTGCACGGCGCACCCCCACTGGGGGGCACTGCAAGTTCCCACAAACAG GTCAGTGGTCGTATTGTTACTGCAAGTCagcaaaaacctttaaaaacggTAACGGCTCGCATCACAGCACGTCCTGCTGTTGGTAAGGCGGCACGCTCCAACCTCCAGGTGATGGGAGTAGCTCCGCCCATGAGCTCTGTGATAGTTGAACGTCATCATCCTGTTACACAG CTCACGATTGGACAGGCCACAGCTGCTAAGTTTCCTCGATCCTCACAGCAGGGCAACGCCTCCTCTGCAGGCAGAGGGTCCTCACGAACACAAACCAGCACGTGCGCTGTGCACTCCATCAAAGTGGTTGACTAA
- the poc5 gene encoding centrosomal protein POC5 isoform X5 → MDCTTHKDEYEELLHYAIVTPKLETLSRGQRKKEDTRSQYLQDPAAEVEGGRHSSRSMRSPRASPLIIEPSTHLRTSLAEQAAGRSFSRMSVVSDGPSDRFQAPSVKSRSNSPEPNELAMTEMFISEENINKMENLLGTWSKNLKSNVLTELRKWRFAFMEKHKQEMMKERERHAVQTAGLKGELESLKELLHTYETSNKRKDEVIVNLSQVLNKQKEKLEKMKAFSHWRLQRTEAREEAHAVQVAQQHYSLQLKKKVWSGWHSLIQKHWKVKVERACRSRAEEVCSRLSSDYEAKLAEHCEAIEKAQAEIFRLRVERERYEESMKKAFMRGVCALNMEALSMFHSTEGRPEQGPVHEEHADSLLPQDEAGSATPAQLQPYPTSSTRFSPVHFDHPGPSHGDEMMGCKVTTSHEEILRPTALVHGAPPLGGTASSHKQVSGRIVTASQQKPLKTVTARITARPAVGKAARSNLQVMGVAPPMSSVIVERHHPVTQLTIGQATAAKFPRSSQQGNASSAGRGSSRTQTSTCAVHSIKVVD, encoded by the exons ATGGATTGCACTACACACAAA GATGAGTATGAAGAGCTTCTCCACTATGCTATTGTCACGCCAAAGCTTGAGACACTTTCCCGTGGTCAGCGGAAGAAAGAAGACACACGCTCACAGTACCTACAAG atcctgcagcagaagttgaaGGTGGGAGGCATTCCAGCAGGAGTATGAGGTCACCACGGGCTTCCCCTTTGATTATTGAACCCTCCACACACTTGAGAACTTCTCTTG CTGAGCAAGCAGCAGGTCGGTCGTTCAGCAGGATGTCGGTGGTCTCAGACGGTCCCTCAGACCGGTTCCAGGCTCCATCTGTGAAGTCCAGGTCCAACAGCCCTGAGCCCAACGAGCTTGCTATGacagaaatgtttatttcaGAGGAAAACATTAACAAGATGGAGAACCTTCTGGGTACATGGAGCAAAAACTTAAAG TCCAATGTGCTGACTGAGCTACGGAAGTGGAGGTTTGCCTTCATGGAGAAACACAAACAAGAGATGATGAAGGAGAGGGAAAGACATGCAGTCCAGACAGCTGGCCTGAAAGGAGAACTTGAAAGCCTAAAGGAGCTGCTGCACACCTACGAGACCTCCAACAAGAGAAAAGATGAG GTGATCGTGAACCTGAGCCAGGtgctaaacaaacaaaaagaaaagcttgAAAAAATGAAGGCCTTCAGCCACTGGAGACTTCAGCGCACTGAGGCTAGAGAAGAG GCTCATGCTGTCCAGGTGGCGCAACAGCACTACAGCTTGCAACTGAAGAAGAAGGTATGGTCAGGCTGGCATTCTCTGATCCAGAAACACTGGAAGGTCAAGGTGGAGCGGGCTTGCCGTTCAAGGGCTGAAGAGGTCTGTTCCAGGCTATCATCAGATTATGAGGCCAAGCTGGCAGAG CACTGTGAGGCTATAGAGAAGGCTCAGGCAGAGATCTTTAGACTACGAGTGGAACGAGAGCGCTACGAGGAATCTATGAAGAAAGCCTTCATGAGAGGGGTATGTGCCCTCAACATGGAAGCTCTCAGCATGTTCCACTCAACCGAGGGACGACCAGAGCAAGGTCCTGTCCACGAGGAGCACG caGATTCTTTGCTTCCCCAGGATGAGGCTGGATCTGCTACACCAGCTCAACTTCAGCCATATCCCACCTCTTCCACAAGGTTCAGTCCAGTCCACTTTGACCACCCAGGCCCTTCACACGGTGATGAGATG ATGGGTTGTAAAGTCACCACGTCCCATGAAGAAATACTCCGTCCGACTGCATTGGTGCACGGCGCACCCCCACTGGGGGGCACTGCAAGTTCCCACAAACAG GTCAGTGGTCGTATTGTTACTGCAAGTCagcaaaaacctttaaaaacggTAACGGCTCGCATCACAGCACGTCCTGCTGTTGGTAAGGCGGCACGCTCCAACCTCCAGGTGATGGGAGTAGCTCCGCCCATGAGCTCTGTGATAGTTGAACGTCATCATCCTGTTACACAG CTCACGATTGGACAGGCCACAGCTGCTAAGTTTCCTCGATCCTCACAGCAGGGCAACGCCTCCTCTGCAGGCAGAGGGTCCTCACGAACACAAACCAGCACGTGCGCTGTGCACTCCATCAAAGTGGTTGACTAA
- the ankdd1b gene encoding ankyrin repeat and death domain-containing protein 1B, translating into MERRAMALKTMIKERCPKRENLDPRRWMRQETVRGFTDFILNKRPGKETDNRFDNNELLLEEEKQFMEAAKKNDVKTMKKLGKGLNANVRNADNRTALHFAVAGKNNEAVQLLLQCRVKVDQKDKYGVTPIHLAAWFGSLEILKLLVQTGAEQKVENEEGLNIMHCAAINNHTEIMEYIINDMQMTELDKDDQSGHRPFASAAQHGCVEMLEMLMEPFNMATMSPDKKGDTPLHLAARNGHLDAVQLLLQSFDTRDEVNMVGETALYQAADNGQEQCVLALLEAGCDANIVTTVKCSALHPVSAKGDTSVVQLLLDYKANGDFQNQDLEAPLHLAVKNNHIPVIHSLLAAGCNINAADKRSQTAVHLAAELSRTEAVEMLLKAGVDLTLQDRQGKAALGVAARAGEVIIVDMIIKAERYYDWRKANPELNENVRSEYPLTFKLDHRYETKHLRAMAWRLAYKLLKAGDWKRLANHLNFTKQQVCAVEEQWAGEHSYKEHGNRMLLIWLHGEELAQASPAKDLYQALIVTGNRKAADKLRMEAESTSRKSCCIS; encoded by the exons aTGGAGCGAAGAGCCATGGCACTGAAAACTATGATTAAGGAGCGTTGTCCTAAGAGGGAGAATCTGGACCCTCGGAGGTGGATGAGACAGGAGACTGTCAGGGGATTTACTGACTTCATTCTCAATAAACGCCCTGGCAAGGAGACGGACAACAGATTTGACAACAATGAGTTGT TGCTCGAGGAAGAGAAGCAGTTTATGGAAGCAGCGAAGAAGAATGATGTGAAGACCATGAAGAAACTTGGAAAAGGTCTGAATGCCAATGTGAGGAATGCG GATAATAGGACTGCACTTCACTTTGCAGTAGCTGGCAAAAACAATGAAGCTGTTCAGCTTCTTCTACAGTGCAGGGTCAAGGTGGATCAAAAGGATAAG TATGGTGTGACACCTATTCACCTAGCTGCCTGGTTTGGCAGTTTGGAGATCCTGAAATTATTAGTGCAGACTGGGGCTGAACAGAAGGTGGAGAATGAG GAAGGACTGAACATTATGCACTGCGCTGCGATCAACAACCATACTGAAATTATGGAGTATATTATTAATGACATGCAGATGACAGAACTAGACAAAGATGATCAG TCAGGACATCGGCCATTTGCATCGGCAGCACAGCATGGGTGCGTTGAAATGTTGGAGATGCTGATGGAGCCCTTCAACATGGCTACCATGAGTCCTGACAAG AAAGGAGACACGCCTCTGCACTTAGCTGCCAGGAATGGGCATTTGGATGCTGTCCAACTACTGCTGCAGAGCTTTGATACTCGGGATGAAGTCAATATG GTTGGTGAGACAGCTTTGTACCAGGCTGCAGACAACGGTCAGGAACAATGTGTCCTGGCCCTGCTGGAGGCCGGCTGTGACGCCAACATCGTCACAACG GTCAAATGCAGTGCTCTCCATCCAGTCTCAGCAAAAGGAGACACTTCTGTCGTCCAACTCCTCCTGGACTACAAAGCCAATGGGGATTTTCAAAATCAG GATCTAGAAGCTCCTCTTCACTTGGCTGTGAAAAACAATCACATTCCTGTGATCCATTCTCTTCTAGCAGCGGGCTGTAATATTAATGCAGCTGACAAG AGGTCCCAGACTGCTGTCCATCTTGCTGCAGAGCTCAGCAGGACTGAAGCTGTAGAAATGCTCCTGAAAGCTGGCGTGGATCTAACCCTCCAGGACAGG CAGGGTAAGGCGGCTCTGGGTGTCGCAGCCAGAGCTGGTGAGGTGATAATTGTGGACATGATCATCAAAGCAGAAAGATACTATGACTGGAGAAAG GCCAACCCTGAGCTTAATGAAAATGTTCGGAGCGAGTATCCGCTAACATTTAAACTTGACCACCGCTATGAAACTAAGCACCTCCGTGCGATGGCTTGGCGCCTGGCATACAAGCTCTTGAAGGCGGGAGACTGGAAGAGACTGGCAAATCATTTAAACTTTACCAAGCAGCAAGTGTGTGCCGTTGAGGAGCAGTGGGCAG GTGAGCACAGCTATAAGGAGCATGGGAACAGGATGCTGCTGATCTGGCTCCACGGGGAGGAGCTGGCTCAGGCGAGTCCTGCCAAAGACCTCTACCAGGCCCTCATCGTCACTGGGAACAGGAAAGCTGCAG ATAAACTTCGGATGGAGGCAGAAAGTACCAGCCGTAAGAGCTGCTGCATCTCATGA